In Candidatus Cloacimonadota bacterium, a genomic segment contains:
- a CDS encoding LysM peptidoglycan-binding domain-containing protein: MLHKLNQYGIKVLVLSIFLLALPIILCADVRYLTEDEYQDLSKDEVIKYWEELENEMMMLQARQERAETNITENENRIAEIKVRIAEIDEEYDLIYTGIMDELGGITHSQLVNFQKKLDEIRSQLDYYDEMPNTDLYANNDEIKTFINNYEQMKAENIAKAPKFISEFKELDRRFSKLDNALPQYYEDTHTVVRGEFLSKISSYKHIYNDPAKWGIIYRANRDQIKDPDLIYPDQIFKIPRGLPTSWKVYKGECLWTIASYPEVFNSPFEWPKIYRANKDKIKDPDLIYPNQILRIPRN, from the coding sequence ATGTTACATAAATTAAATCAATACGGCATTAAAGTTCTTGTCCTCTCAATATTTTTACTGGCTCTTCCAATTATCCTTTGTGCAGATGTTCGCTATCTTACAGAAGACGAATATCAGGATCTTTCTAAGGACGAAGTAATAAAATATTGGGAAGAACTTGAAAATGAGATGATGATGCTTCAGGCTCGACAAGAAAGAGCAGAAACAAATATTACTGAAAATGAAAACAGAATCGCAGAAATTAAAGTACGTATTGCAGAAATTGATGAAGAATATGACTTGATCTATACCGGTATCATGGATGAACTCGGTGGTATTACTCATAGCCAGCTTGTTAATTTCCAGAAAAAATTAGATGAAATCAGATCACAACTGGATTACTATGATGAAATGCCAAACACCGATCTTTATGCAAATAATGATGAAATCAAAACATTTATAAATAATTATGAGCAGATGAAGGCAGAAAACATCGCAAAAGCTCCCAAATTTATCTCTGAATTTAAAGAACTTGACCGACGATTTTCCAAATTAGACAATGCCCTTCCGCAGTATTATGAAGATACTCATACTGTAGTTAGAGGTGAGTTCCTCTCCAAAATTTCCAGTTACAAACACATCTATAACGATCCCGCAAAATGGGGTATCATCTATAGAGCAAATCGTGATCAAATCAAAGATCCCGACTTGATTTATCCTGATCAGATTTTCAAAATTCCACGTGGATTACCAACTTCATGGAAAGTTTATAAGGGTGAATGCCTCTGGACAATTGCCTCATATCCTGAAGTCTTTAATAGCCCCTTCGAATGGCCAAAAATCTATCGAGCAAATAAAGATAAAATCAAAGATCCCGACCTGATTTATCCGAATCAAATTCTTCGAATTCCCAGAAACTAA
- a CDS encoding glycosyltransferase, which translates to MLLIIFFSLIITIFGLAILRTWRVPNPQEQTFSIIIACRNEEQNLPALFSFLEKIYYPKMKFEIILIDDASNDNTLNLIKKFCNEETNRLYYHLDKKDKEYKGKKAALKIGTDNAQFDYFLFTDADCMPPKNWLNGLDNFLAKDVGMVVGYSPEKNVSDFRHFSQLMSASVYSASIGAGLPYSSNGRNLAVSRKAFHLVGGYETIKDHPCGEDKLLLNLIKKTKYKIAYNPTEKVFTKPERKNNYADQQKRRYGQFDISSVFYKILLSLIFLFYIYLPYQVIVTSDLRNLGIYLFSTIIFLLATLYRHKEKFKIPYLFFILIYPYYVIYYSILGKFGTWKWKR; encoded by the coding sequence ATGCTCCTCATAATTTTTTTTTCACTAATAATTACAATTTTCGGATTAGCAATCCTCCGAACTTGGCGTGTTCCTAATCCGCAAGAACAGACGTTTTCAATAATAATCGCTTGCAGAAACGAAGAGCAGAACTTACCTGCTCTTTTTTCATTTCTAGAGAAAATCTATTATCCCAAAATGAAATTCGAAATCATTCTAATTGATGACGCTTCGAATGACAATACCCTAAATTTGATAAAAAAATTCTGCAATGAAGAAACAAACCGACTCTATTATCATTTAGATAAAAAGGATAAAGAATATAAAGGTAAAAAAGCAGCTCTTAAGATTGGCACCGATAACGCACAATTCGATTATTTCCTTTTCACTGATGCGGATTGCATGCCGCCGAAAAATTGGCTTAACGGATTAGACAATTTTCTTGCAAAAGATGTGGGAATGGTAGTAGGTTATTCCCCGGAAAAAAACGTATCCGATTTTCGCCATTTTTCTCAATTAATGTCCGCATCGGTTTATTCTGCTTCGATTGGAGCCGGATTACCATATAGCAGCAATGGCAGAAATCTGGCAGTTAGCCGAAAAGCATTTCATCTTGTGGGTGGATATGAAACGATTAAGGATCATCCTTGTGGTGAAGATAAATTACTTCTTAACCTTATAAAAAAAACGAAATACAAAATTGCATATAATCCGACGGAAAAAGTATTTACAAAACCTGAAAGAAAAAACAATTACGCGGATCAACAAAAAAGACGTTATGGGCAGTTTGATATCTCATCGGTTTTTTATAAAATTCTATTATCTTTGATATTTTTATTCTATATTTATCTCCCCTACCAAGTAATTGTAACGAGTGATTTGAGGAACTTAGGAATATATTTATTTTCCACTATCATTTTTTTACTTGCAACTCTTTATCGGCACAAAGAGAAATTTAAAATCCCGTATCTTTTCTTTATATTAATTTACCCATATTATGTAATTTACTATTCTATTTTAGGAAAATTTGGAACTTGGAAATGGAAAAGATAA
- a CDS encoding Gfo/Idh/MocA family oxidoreductase, with protein sequence MKKIKFTLIGCGRISSKHFESIRRIDNAEIIACCDTIEKRAKTSAQEYNITKFYTDYQEMLNNEECDAVIICTPSGLHSEMGIQAAKHGFHVVTEKPMATTLESADRLIKACDQNKVQLFVVKQNRLNTTIQLLKKAIDKNRFGKIYMIHTNVFWQRPQDYYDLANWRGTWEFDGGAFMNQASHYVDAVQWLGGPVESVMAETATLARNIETEDTGSAILKFRNQIIGTINVTMLTYPKNFEGSITVLGENGTVKIGGIAINKIEKWEFEDYDDEDKFIAESNYTPPNVYGLGHLPYYKNVVDSLLGNTEPNTDGRGGRKSIEIIEAIYRSAKTGKRISLPLIRR encoded by the coding sequence ATGAAAAAAATAAAATTCACCCTTATCGGTTGCGGAAGGATATCTTCCAAACATTTTGAATCAATCCGAAGAATTGATAACGCTGAAATAATTGCTTGTTGCGATACAATTGAGAAAAGAGCAAAGACATCAGCCCAAGAATATAATATTACCAAATTTTATACTGATTATCAGGAAATGTTGAATAATGAAGAATGTGATGCCGTAATTATCTGTACTCCGAGTGGATTGCATTCTGAAATGGGAATTCAAGCAGCCAAGCATGGTTTTCATGTAGTAACCGAAAAACCTATGGCAACAACTCTGGAAAGTGCTGACAGACTCATTAAAGCGTGCGATCAGAATAAAGTGCAATTATTTGTTGTAAAACAAAATCGTTTGAATACAACTATTCAACTATTAAAAAAAGCAATCGACAAAAATAGATTTGGTAAGATCTATATGATTCACACCAATGTCTTTTGGCAACGTCCCCAAGATTATTATGATCTGGCTAACTGGCGCGGTACATGGGAATTTGATGGTGGAGCTTTTATGAATCAGGCAAGCCATTATGTTGATGCCGTTCAATGGCTCGGTGGTCCGGTAGAATCTGTGATGGCAGAAACAGCCACTTTAGCCCGTAATATAGAAACTGAGGATACGGGCTCTGCTATATTAAAATTCCGCAATCAAATTATTGGAACAATTAATGTAACTATGCTCACATATCCCAAAAATTTTGAAGGTTCCATTACGGTTTTGGGAGAAAATGGGACTGTGAAAATCGGAGGAATTGCCATCAACAAAATCGAAAAATGGGAATTTGAAGATTATGATGATGAGGATAAATTCATTGCCGAATCAAACTACACTCCCCCTAATGTTTATGGTTTGGGACATTTACCTTATTACAAAAATGTTGTTGACAGTCTTCTTGGGAATACAGAACCCAATACCGATGGTAGAGGTGGGAGAAAATCTATCGAAATAATAGAAGCAATATACAGATCCGCAAAAACCGGTAAAAGGATTTCATTACCACTAATAAGAAGATAA
- a CDS encoding lysylphosphatidylglycerol synthase domain-containing protein: MNLTGKTSKSILLLIKLIITALILWFITEKINFFTLFDNLKEISFLSFAIIILTTLIKLFIQYNNWTKYLYLNPEYHPLKHEMLKSFFIGMSFHFLLPAGLGVFGKVFFVNNTKSATTVSVGVERIFITWKNIFFAAFASIFYFTSVSLFLKVSVFIFILISPFLLYLFSYFFKRKKIKDYFNNYLKIVPRIIVMQIIFTLISFFQYFIILNNFLKINLWKIFISVPLIHISHILPISFSGFGVREIFAINIFSRWNISPEEAVSTTLIIFFVNTVLPAFVGLIILFKKRNFYTK; the protein is encoded by the coding sequence ATGAATCTAACCGGCAAAACATCAAAAAGCATATTACTCCTTATAAAACTAATTATTACCGCTCTAATCCTTTGGTTTATCACCGAGAAGATTAATTTTTTTACGCTTTTTGACAATTTGAAGGAGATTAGTTTCTTAAGTTTTGCAATCATCATCCTCACAACATTAATAAAATTATTTATCCAATACAACAATTGGACAAAATACCTTTATTTAAATCCCGAATACCATCCGCTAAAACACGAAATGTTAAAGTCATTCTTTATCGGTATGTCGTTTCATTTTTTACTACCAGCTGGTTTAGGGGTTTTTGGTAAAGTGTTTTTCGTAAACAATACAAAAAGTGCTACGACCGTATCGGTGGGAGTAGAGCGAATTTTTATAACATGGAAAAATATTTTCTTTGCTGCTTTTGCCTCAATATTTTATTTTACTTCAGTAAGTTTATTCTTAAAAGTTTCCGTTTTTATTTTTATTTTAATATCACCGTTTTTATTATATTTGTTCTCCTATTTTTTCAAGAGAAAAAAAATCAAAGACTACTTTAATAATTATCTAAAGATAGTCCCTCGCATTATCGTAATGCAAATCATTTTTACCCTTATATCTTTTTTCCAGTATTTTATAATCCTGAATAATTTTCTTAAAATCAATTTATGGAAAATATTCATTTCTGTTCCTCTCATCCATATTTCGCATATCTTGCCGATTTCTTTTAGTGGTTTTGGGGTCAGAGAAATCTTTGCAATAAATATTTTTTCTCGCTGGAATATTTCACCGGAAGAGGCAGTTTCTACAACATTAATTATATTTTTCGTAAATACGGTTTTACCGGCTTTTGTCGGTTTGATTATTTTGTTTAAAAAAAGAAATTTTTATACAAAATAG